Proteins from one Streptomyces sp. NBC_00289 genomic window:
- a CDS encoding FG-GAP-like repeat-containing protein, which yields MGLLVGVVPGVVFSSGAWAVDGPPVAKHPVKLPAELPQVAGAKAGFLAGSGGVGPGGAFTYRVPLSVPAGRAGVEPGLSLNYSSAGHDGVFGLGWSASGMSSSISRCGKNPEDDGTRSGVHYDKNDRFCLDGARLVGVDAEQGTSGDYGADGTVYNTAESSFAKIVSVNDDGSSASLDSGPDKFVVAGKNGLISTYEAQTGVRVGADSATLTKSWLVDREVTATTPGPPKPDGSPGTPFTEKGTVRDKLSDQFLQQHSDEVSTPRVVWLLKKMADRNGNEMRYSYDVQTSLLFGNRFLPKAIDYTFGPGRQAERSVEFGYESRPDPTSSYVAGVRYSNTQRLKTIKMFAPNPGKKALVRTYNLSYLGAGTADHDKTRSLLWRVQECGALSGCLPFKEFDWFNAENRPSFDGQFLGGTWHPAPASPTDGDTSMDPVMSVQDLDGDGVDDILTQNNLSTGRGVQARLGVRDGSSVAPLSDVRAVSGVGAFPPVEPQGANPGLDLAQGRPLDSDGDGKTEFMVRSADLTGLHEKVLHWNQAKHEFESTGLVFDDDGYYSNYADVNGDGLVDRIAADVAAGSDDPDNRRDLSVRLNKGDNHFANRVDSTIKGKCPGARIADVDGDGRADMIIDTPLLVKDRNGKYVCGVGFHTNAVHVDDQGALKIELGRGSDSNVGDPGWKFPPLAPQHPEWEREMKDLEGHNVPPFPTADENGVYGWHSYQADLNGDGLKDTLLMGRVPGYHDVILWNTGEGLFWDGKTLDDSLQIDHDAIDLWQDSTVQIADVNKDGRDDVVTFAKTGTSSVSLLLSKGDGTFDLEKVAAGPMDRIARLGDFNGDGNTDILKAEANQLELLTQTSDSGTRITKVRDEGAGWNRESVTYSSDFSDQAGAGNAECDFPLMCVHRGMTVVRQVTSREGSFKNASENARSVFYSYRDPVAHVRQGGLGFGQVSVWDPTRPSITVTNYDLRTTKDGGKHYPFASLAKNTMTATPVLTQNQVNSKVASATARVTRVANTPEFRPLDGGKTFAVFPKTSSTQVWEQNVSLDWDAAASSHVGGLQVPDPADVKRQVDSTTTFDDYGNQTDAKSVTVGGAAVESHTDYDLSPQRQQDWLTGLPSKTTVQRTEHGSTTPVVRVTGFTHDDLGRRTAVNTEPDNTEPGNADLRSSVKTDYTGLGMVSKVTATTPGRPDRVTHTEYAPAFSDQPDEGMFVSQVWSEHSVAAHRPSVWQAMHPAFGFAVASEDVNGVDSTVSSWDDLGRPLTAATTGRPSVTTAYSAHLDAGNITGTEVKTTSTDGGQAVSVSDPAGRPRTSSVKGFNGTASVSVTDYDLLGRVFVHSRPSTAADPYDGSSGVTVTTFDSLDRPIQTESPDHKSTVFTYPSFFTSQVQSPRGNTTRSTVDVDGRPVSATAVLKNKDGSTTPVTTTYTYPRLQAKATDTKGNVTTSDFDILGRTVKYTDPDRGTSTTQYFGSGEVRQSARLKTNGTDAIVSSYDYDDLGRQTTVTDTDKLAGKTLTTSFVWDTAANGSGQMASATSPDQVTTAFGYDTLGRLETTNLSVPTGATTKTLRADTTYDSLGRVKDLIYPAAGASRMFLTTGYNASGYPETVTDTTPGQSAKQLWKTTGRNADLSLATATVGPNALNRTQGYDTTGRLTDIDITKPSNGTKILDLHYTFHPDGMVKDRIQDDPTAKRGETFDYDSMGRLTNWTLANATDPEKPVTYSYDTIGNLTGVTGANQAETRTIGRPDGTLPHALTARDKEKFVYDDLNRIQETNDEQGSQATTTYTPFDLPRTQTFRGDTTPTTYLYDAFGTRVSKSGPNGTTLYAGKLFEQRTDKNNKTSYIHYLTGPDGPIGQAVTDTTGTTIQYTHADHLGSTNTVTDATGTIQQTTYNDPYGGRIKADGTPDTTPLGTLTRGFTGHEHDNPAQINMNGRIYNASAKTFLTPDPVTTNHPYTYVNSNPLNATDPTGYDDLATYNQPMATYTADEITVTGEAIDTSSTMTINPCASIIATGPACGSGNTGSDSNGYTTVQIGDGTNAVFNQALRNAGYNVNPYGGPDGDFSPAIGPLETGEALSPVQTELENANARVGFSGDNRLIGTGPMWVTEGANYAFVWRVGSIEAGDTAESKMGVMQEDPNAIFPFTVQPVDPSTHQSWDSGLPPASARRVRVGNEYNLYNVETESVVAPKGWLPTISNSPVRVISATPTSFTFVTLPGHIDGPGAHVSFSTFSSGDDVLLMQRGYAPGASRVVTTVQPLSLYGWAWRTQARNLAGYPNGPTGLVAVDYSHEPFVNH from the coding sequence TTGGGGTTGTTGGTGGGTGTGGTGCCGGGGGTGGTGTTTTCTTCCGGTGCATGGGCGGTGGATGGGCCGCCGGTGGCGAAGCATCCGGTCAAGTTGCCGGCGGAGTTGCCGCAGGTGGCTGGGGCGAAGGCTGGTTTTCTGGCGGGTTCGGGTGGGGTGGGTCCGGGTGGTGCGTTCACTTACCGGGTGCCGTTGAGTGTGCCGGCGGGCCGGGCTGGTGTGGAGCCGGGTCTGTCACTGAATTATTCCAGTGCCGGGCATGATGGGGTTTTCGGGCTGGGCTGGTCGGCGTCCGGGATGTCGTCGTCGATTAGTCGGTGTGGGAAGAATCCGGAGGATGACGGGACCCGCAGCGGTGTGCATTACGACAAGAACGACCGGTTTTGTCTCGACGGGGCCAGGCTCGTCGGGGTGGATGCGGAGCAGGGGACGTCGGGTGATTATGGTGCCGACGGAACGGTGTACAACACCGCGGAATCGAGTTTTGCCAAGATCGTGTCGGTGAACGACGACGGGTCGAGTGCGAGTTTGGACAGTGGTCCGGACAAGTTTGTGGTTGCCGGGAAGAACGGTCTGATCAGCACGTATGAGGCGCAGACCGGGGTGCGCGTCGGTGCGGATTCGGCGACGTTGACGAAGAGTTGGCTGGTGGACCGGGAGGTCACGGCGACTACGCCCGGCCCGCCTAAACCTGATGGAAGCCCCGGTACCCCGTTCACCGAGAAGGGGACGGTTCGAGACAAATTGTCGGATCAGTTCCTGCAGCAGCATTCCGATGAGGTTTCCACGCCGCGTGTGGTGTGGCTGCTGAAGAAGATGGCAGACCGCAACGGCAATGAGATGCGGTACTCCTACGACGTGCAGACTTCTCTGCTTTTCGGGAACCGCTTCTTGCCGAAGGCGATCGACTACACGTTCGGTCCGGGCCGTCAGGCGGAGCGGTCAGTTGAGTTCGGGTATGAGAGCAGACCCGACCCGACGTCTTCGTATGTGGCTGGTGTCCGTTACAGCAATACGCAGCGACTCAAGACGATCAAAATGTTTGCGCCGAATCCGGGTAAAAAGGCTTTGGTGCGGACGTACAATCTCTCTTACCTTGGTGCGGGGACTGCTGATCACGATAAGACGCGAAGTCTGCTCTGGCGAGTTCAGGAGTGCGGTGCGCTGAGCGGCTGTCTGCCGTTCAAGGAGTTCGACTGGTTCAATGCGGAGAACAGGCCGTCGTTTGACGGACAGTTCCTCGGGGGTACCTGGCATCCCGCGCCCGCTTCACCGACGGACGGCGACACGTCGATGGACCCGGTGATGTCCGTTCAGGACCTGGACGGGGACGGCGTCGATGACATTCTGACGCAGAACAACCTGTCGACCGGCCGGGGGGTGCAAGCCCGCCTCGGTGTCCGCGACGGCAGCTCGGTGGCGCCGCTGTCGGATGTGCGTGCGGTGAGCGGGGTCGGTGCGTTTCCTCCGGTCGAGCCGCAGGGCGCCAATCCGGGGCTGGACCTCGCACAGGGACGGCCCCTGGACTCGGACGGGGACGGCAAAACAGAATTCATGGTCCGCTCGGCGGACCTGACGGGCCTGCACGAGAAGGTGCTGCACTGGAATCAGGCCAAGCACGAGTTCGAGAGCACCGGCCTCGTTTTCGACGATGACGGGTACTACTCCAACTATGCGGATGTCAACGGCGATGGCCTGGTGGACCGTATTGCCGCGGATGTTGCGGCAGGAAGTGACGACCCGGACAACCGTAGGGATCTGTCGGTGCGGTTGAACAAGGGCGACAACCATTTCGCCAACCGCGTCGATTCCACCATCAAAGGCAAGTGCCCCGGAGCCAGGATCGCGGACGTTGATGGCGACGGCCGAGCGGACATGATCATCGACACGCCGCTGCTCGTCAAGGACCGGAACGGCAAGTACGTATGCGGTGTGGGATTCCACACCAATGCGGTCCACGTGGACGATCAGGGTGCCCTCAAGATCGAGCTCGGTCGGGGCTCGGACAGCAATGTTGGTGATCCCGGCTGGAAGTTCCCTCCGCTCGCACCGCAGCACCCCGAGTGGGAAAGGGAGATGAAGGACCTCGAAGGACACAATGTTCCCCCCTTCCCGACCGCTGACGAAAACGGCGTCTACGGGTGGCATTCCTACCAGGCCGACCTCAACGGGGACGGCCTCAAGGACACTTTGTTGATGGGGAGGGTGCCCGGCTACCACGACGTCATCCTGTGGAACACGGGCGAGGGTCTGTTCTGGGACGGCAAGACACTCGACGACAGCCTGCAGATCGATCACGATGCGATCGACTTGTGGCAGGATTCCACCGTGCAGATCGCGGACGTCAACAAGGACGGCCGCGACGATGTGGTCACCTTCGCCAAGACCGGCACGTCGTCGGTGTCCCTGCTGCTGTCCAAGGGCGACGGTACGTTCGACCTGGAGAAGGTCGCCGCCGGGCCGATGGACCGCATCGCCAGGCTGGGAGATTTCAATGGCGACGGGAACACGGACATCCTCAAGGCCGAGGCCAACCAGCTGGAGCTTTTGACGCAGACCTCCGACTCCGGCACCCGGATCACCAAGGTCCGGGACGAGGGCGCGGGCTGGAACCGGGAGTCGGTGACGTATTCCAGTGACTTCAGTGACCAGGCTGGTGCCGGAAACGCCGAGTGTGACTTCCCGCTGATGTGTGTGCACCGGGGTATGACGGTGGTGCGTCAGGTGACGTCGCGGGAAGGATCGTTCAAGAACGCGTCGGAGAATGCGCGTTCGGTGTTTTATTCGTACCGGGATCCGGTGGCGCATGTTCGGCAGGGCGGTCTCGGGTTCGGACAGGTGTCGGTGTGGGATCCGACCCGGCCCTCGATAACGGTCACCAACTATGATCTGCGGACCACGAAGGACGGCGGGAAACACTATCCGTTCGCCTCGCTGGCGAAGAATACCATGACCGCCACTCCGGTGCTGACGCAGAATCAGGTCAACAGCAAGGTGGCCTCGGCGACCGCACGGGTCACCCGGGTGGCGAATACGCCGGAGTTCCGTCCGCTGGACGGCGGGAAGACATTCGCGGTGTTCCCCAAGACGTCGTCTACCCAGGTGTGGGAGCAGAACGTCAGCCTCGACTGGGATGCGGCGGCCTCGAGCCATGTCGGCGGCCTGCAGGTTCCCGACCCGGCGGATGTGAAGCGGCAGGTGGACTCCACCACCACGTTCGACGACTACGGCAACCAGACCGACGCCAAGAGCGTGACGGTGGGAGGTGCGGCCGTCGAGTCGCACACCGACTACGACCTCTCCCCGCAACGCCAGCAGGACTGGCTGACCGGACTGCCGTCCAAGACGACGGTGCAGCGGACCGAGCACGGCAGCACCACTCCGGTGGTGCGGGTGACCGGGTTCACTCACGATGATCTGGGCCGGCGGACCGCAGTCAACACTGAGCCGGACAACACTGAGCCGGGCAACGCGGATCTGCGCAGCAGCGTGAAAACCGACTACACCGGCCTGGGCATGGTGTCGAAGGTGACCGCCACGACGCCGGGCCGGCCGGACCGGGTCACCCACACCGAGTACGCGCCGGCGTTCAGCGATCAGCCGGATGAGGGCATGTTCGTCTCGCAGGTGTGGTCTGAGCACAGTGTGGCCGCGCACCGGCCCTCGGTGTGGCAGGCGATGCATCCGGCGTTCGGGTTCGCGGTCGCCTCGGAAGACGTCAACGGCGTTGATTCCACCGTCTCCTCCTGGGACGACCTGGGCCGGCCCTTGACGGCGGCGACCACCGGCAGGCCGTCGGTGACCACCGCCTACAGTGCACACCTCGACGCCGGCAACATCACCGGCACGGAGGTCAAGACCACCAGTACCGACGGCGGCCAGGCCGTGAGCGTGAGCGACCCGGCCGGCCGGCCACGGACCAGTTCGGTGAAGGGTTTCAACGGCACCGCCAGTGTGTCGGTCACCGACTACGACCTGCTGGGCCGGGTGTTTGTGCACTCACGCCCCTCCACCGCTGCCGACCCCTACGACGGTTCCTCGGGCGTCACGGTGACCACCTTCGACAGCCTGGACCGGCCGATCCAGACCGAGAGCCCAGACCACAAGTCCACCGTGTTCACCTACCCGTCGTTCTTCACCAGCCAGGTGCAGTCCCCGCGCGGCAACACCACCCGGTCCACCGTCGACGTCGACGGCCGGCCCGTCAGCGCCACCGCCGTCCTGAAGAACAAGGACGGCTCCACCACCCCCGTCACCACCACCTACACCTACCCCCGGCTGCAGGCGAAGGCCACCGACACCAAGGGCAACGTCACCACCAGCGACTTCGACATCCTGGGCCGGACGGTCAAGTACACCGACCCCGACCGCGGCACCAGCACCACCCAGTACTTCGGCAGCGGCGAGGTCCGCCAGAGCGCCCGGCTCAAGACCAACGGCACCGACGCGATCGTCTCCAGCTACGACTATGACGACCTGGGCCGCCAGACCACCGTCACCGACACCGACAAACTCGCCGGCAAAACCCTCACCACCAGCTTCGTGTGGGACACCGCCGCCAACGGCAGCGGACAGATGGCCTCGGCCACCAGCCCCGACCAGGTCACCACCGCCTTCGGCTACGACACCCTCGGCCGCCTGGAGACCACCAACCTGAGCGTGCCCACCGGCGCCACCACCAAGACACTGCGCGCCGACACCACCTACGACTCCCTCGGCCGGGTCAAGGACCTCATCTACCCCGCCGCGGGCGCCAGCCGTATGTTCCTCACCACCGGCTACAACGCCAGCGGCTACCCCGAAACCGTCACCGACACCACCCCCGGCCAGAGCGCCAAGCAGCTGTGGAAGACCACCGGCCGCAACGCCGACCTCTCCCTGGCCACCGCAACCGTCGGCCCCAACGCCCTCAACCGCACCCAGGGCTACGACACCACCGGCCGGCTCACCGACATCGACATCACCAAACCCAGCAACGGCACCAAAATCCTCGACCTGCACTACACCTTCCATCCCGACGGAATGGTCAAGGACCGCATCCAGGACGACCCCACCGCCAAACGCGGCGAAACCTTCGACTACGACTCGATGGGCCGGCTCACCAACTGGACCCTGGCCAACGCCACCGACCCCGAAAAACCCGTCACCTACAGCTACGACACCATCGGTAACCTCACCGGCGTCACCGGAGCCAACCAGGCCGAAACCCGCACCATCGGCCGCCCCGACGGCACCCTGCCCCACGCACTGACCGCACGGGACAAAGAAAAATTCGTCTACGACGACCTCAACCGCATCCAGGAAACCAACGACGAACAAGGATCACAGGCCACCACCACCTACACCCCCTTCGACCTACCCCGCACCCAGACCTTCCGCGGTGACACCACACCCACCACCTACCTCTACGACGCCTTCGGCACCCGCGTCTCCAAGTCCGGCCCCAACGGCACCACCCTCTACGCCGGCAAACTCTTCGAACAACGCACCGACAAAAACAACAAAACCAGCTACATCCACTACCTCACCGGCCCCGACGGACCCATCGGCCAGGCCGTCACCGACACCACCGGCACCACCATCCAGTACACCCACGCCGACCACCTCGGCTCCACCAACACCGTCACCGACGCCACCGGCACCATCCAGCAGACCACCTACAACGACCCCTACGGCGGCCGCATCAAAGCCGACGGCACCCCCGACACCACCCCCCTGGGCACCCTCACCCGCGGCTTCACCGGCCACGAACACGACAACCCCGCCCAAATCAACATGAACGGACGCATCTACAACGCCTCCGCCAAAACCTTCCTCACCCCCGACCCCGTCACCACCAACCACCCCTACACCTACGTCAACTCCAACCCCCTCAACGCCACCGACCCCACCGGATACGACGACCTCGCCACCTACAACCAGCCCATGGCCACCTACACCGCCGACGAAATAACCGTCACCGGCGAAGCCATCGACACCTCCTCCACCATGACCATCAACCCCTGCGCCAGCATCATCGCCACCGGACCCGCATGCGGCAGCGGCAACACCGGCAGCGACAGCAACGGCTACACCACCGTCCAAATCGGCGACGGCACCAACGCCGTCTTCAACCAAGCCCTCCGCAACGCCGGCTACAACGTCAACCCCTACGGCGGCCCCGACGGAGACTTTTCACCCGCTATAGGCCCCCTCGAAACGGGGGAGGCCCTGTCTCCGGTACAAACAGAGCTGGAAAATGCAAATGCCAGAGTCGGGTTTTCTGGAGATAATCGCCTGATAGGCACGGGACCCATGTGGGTGACGGAAGGTGCAAATTATGCGTTCGTCTGGAGGGTTGGTTCGATTGAGGCTGGGGACACCGCAGAAAGCAAGATGGGCGTCATGCAAGAAGATCCGAACGCAATCTTCCCTTTCACGGTGCAACCCGTTGACCCTAGCACTCATCAGTCATGGGATTCAGGCCTCCCCCCGGCAAGCGCCAGAAGGGTCCGAGTGGGGAATGAATATAATCTATACAATGTCGAGACTGAAAGTGTAGTCGCGCCGAAGGGGTGGCTTCCGACTATTTCAAACAGTCCGGTACGGGTAATTTCAGCCACCCCGACAAGCTTCACGTTCGTGACACTTCCTGGGCATATTGACGGACCGGGAGCTCATGTGAGCTTCAGTACATTCTCGTCAGGTGACGATGTACTGCTAATGCAGCGAGGCTACGCGCCAGGAGCTAGTCGTGTGGTTACAACCGTGCAGCCTCTTTCCCTCTATGGGTGGGCTTGGCGAACGCAGGCCAGGAATCTTGCGGGATATCCCAATGGTCCAACGGGCCTCGTAGCAGTGGACTATTCGCACGAGCCGTTCGTGAATCATTGA
- a CDS encoding Rieske (2Fe-2S) protein yields the protein MAVAAAVTVLAGCGRQEKEGAVREAAAAAAAELARADEVPRGGGLVVPSANVVLTRGEGGELRAFSAICTHAGCVVAEVSDGKILCPCHGSRFDAVTGRPVHGPATKALPVVKVTERDGVIVKG from the coding sequence TTGGCTGTCGCCGCGGCGGTGACGGTGCTGGCCGGATGTGGCAGGCAGGAGAAGGAGGGGGCGGTGCGGGAGGCGGCGGCTGCGGCGGCTGCGGAGTTGGCCCGTGCGGATGAGGTTCCGCGCGGTGGGGGTTTGGTGGTGCCGTCGGCCAATGTGGTTCTGACCCGTGGTGAGGGTGGTGAGCTACGCGCTTTTTCCGCGATTTGTACTCACGCGGGCTGCGTCGTCGCGGAGGTGAGCGATGGGAAGATCCTTTGCCCGTGCCACGGCAGCCGATTCGATGCCGTGACGGGGCGGCCGGTTCACGGCCCGGCGACTAAGGCCCTGCCCGTGGTGAAGGTCACCGAACGGGACGGAGTGATCGTCAAGGGCTGA
- a CDS encoding ISL3 family transposase: protein MELFPYLSALLIEEVQRRPDKVVLRTRARATTAACRCGQSSARVHGRYVRRLRDVAVGGLGVVIELGIRRFRCENPACTAVTFAEQIAGLTTPHSRHTPQLRGVLTQIGLSLAGRAGARLAAAVGLTVGRDTLLRLVRSLPEPEIGEVEILGVDDFAFRKGRHYGTVLIDMATHRPLHIYDGRDGEDLAAWLRDHPEVRVICRDRSSGYGEGARVGAPQAEQVADRYHLWANLGQAVEKTVNAHRSHLTEPHPGSASGPDLVEVEPEVVQPPKELKIVIRLREQHAAAHELWQQGMSKAAIGRKLGLHQATVRKLVNARSADDVVAKNLQRAHVVDPYVGYLHRRWNEGVRNAAQLYREIKQLGYSGGELAVQRHLRRYRTGRGHAPDPGPKPPSVREVTSWIMTHPEHLRDEDADNLHRLRERDPELDRLTLHVRKFAAMMTGRHGDRLEDWIIDVEQDSLAPLAGFARNLRRDFDAVRNGLSLPHSSGAVEGNINRLKMLKRQMFGRASLDLLRKRVLLTR from the coding sequence TTGGAGTTGTTTCCCTACCTGTCCGCGTTGCTGATCGAGGAGGTCCAGCGGCGGCCCGACAAGGTGGTGCTGAGGACGCGCGCGCGAGCGACGACCGCGGCTTGCCGGTGCGGCCAAAGCTCGGCACGGGTGCACGGCCGGTATGTACGCCGGCTGCGTGATGTCGCCGTGGGCGGGCTCGGCGTCGTGATCGAGTTAGGCATACGCCGCTTCCGCTGTGAGAACCCTGCCTGCACGGCGGTGACGTTTGCCGAGCAGATCGCGGGACTGACCACCCCGCACAGCCGACATACCCCGCAGCTGCGTGGGGTGTTGACGCAGATCGGCCTGTCCCTGGCCGGCCGGGCAGGAGCCCGTTTGGCGGCCGCGGTCGGCCTCACCGTGGGCAGGGATACGCTGTTGCGGCTGGTCAGGTCCCTGCCCGAGCCGGAGATCGGCGAGGTGGAGATCCTCGGGGTCGACGACTTCGCCTTCCGCAAGGGCCGCCACTACGGCACGGTCCTGATCGACATGGCCACCCACCGTCCGCTGCACATCTACGACGGCCGCGACGGGGAGGACCTGGCCGCCTGGCTCCGCGATCACCCAGAGGTGAGGGTCATTTGCCGAGACCGTTCCAGCGGTTACGGGGAGGGCGCTCGGGTCGGGGCGCCGCAGGCCGAACAGGTCGCGGATCGCTATCACCTGTGGGCCAACCTCGGCCAAGCGGTTGAGAAGACGGTCAACGCCCATCGCTCCCACCTGACCGAACCGCATCCCGGCTCAGCCTCCGGCCCCGACCTCGTGGAGGTGGAACCCGAGGTGGTCCAGCCGCCGAAAGAGCTGAAGATCGTGATCCGGCTGCGTGAGCAGCATGCTGCCGCCCACGAACTGTGGCAGCAGGGGATGTCGAAGGCGGCGATCGGCCGGAAGCTCGGGCTGCACCAGGCCACCGTCCGCAAACTGGTCAACGCACGCTCCGCCGACGATGTCGTGGCCAAGAACCTCCAACGAGCGCATGTCGTTGATCCGTACGTCGGCTACCTGCACCGGCGCTGGAACGAGGGTGTCAGAAACGCTGCCCAGCTCTACCGGGAGATCAAGCAACTCGGTTATTCCGGCGGCGAGTTGGCCGTTCAGCGGCATCTGCGGCGTTACCGGACCGGGCGCGGACACGCACCCGATCCGGGACCGAAGCCTCCCTCGGTCCGCGAGGTCACCTCCTGGATCATGACGCACCCCGAGCACCTGCGGGACGAGGACGCTGACAACCTGCACCGGTTGCGTGAGCGCGATCCTGAACTTGACCGGCTCACTCTTCACGTCAGGAAGTTCGCCGCGATGATGACCGGACGGCACGGCGACCGCCTCGAAGACTGGATCATCGACGTCGAACAGGACAGTCTGGCTCCGCTTGCGGGCTTCGCGCGCAACCTCCGCCGCGACTTCGACGCAGTCCGCAACGGGCTGTCTCTACCGCACAGTTCCGGCGCCGTCGAGGGCAACATCAACCGGCTGAAGATGCTGAAACGCCAGATGTTCGGCAGGGCCAGTCTCGATCTCCTTCGCAAACGCGTCCTGCTCACACGGTGA
- a CDS encoding IS30 family transposase — translation MIIADPGPISPRFLTQDDRIAIADGLHSDQSVKRIAASIGKSFQSVYREIERNSKPDGRYNPWWAHNRALLRRRRPKEEKIRVGEPLRTFVREKLTEKWSPQQISRHLAREHAHDTSMRACPETIYRALFAGLLGRRDAKLRTGRTRRKKQRRGVPTLNKIKNMTLIHRRPVEVNDRRSPGHWEGDLIIGRGQGSAIGTLVERTTRYVHLIHLPGGWKAPQVRNALITQTAHIPPQMKRTLTWDQGRELTLHEDIEALTGFRIYFCDPHSPWQRGTNENMNGLLRQYFPKGTDLSVHTAQDLRAVARQLNHRPRIVLGDKTPAEAMQECLTGPLTR, via the coding sequence ATGATCATTGCTGACCCCGGCCCGATATCGCCGCGCTTCCTCACCCAGGACGACCGCATCGCGATCGCCGACGGCCTGCACTCCGATCAGAGCGTGAAGCGGATCGCGGCCTCGATCGGGAAGAGCTTTCAGAGCGTCTACCGGGAGATCGAGCGCAACAGCAAGCCGGACGGCCGCTACAACCCCTGGTGGGCCCACAATCGCGCCCTCCTGCGTCGCAGGCGTCCCAAAGAGGAGAAGATCCGGGTCGGCGAGCCGCTGCGGACGTTCGTGCGCGAGAAGCTCACTGAGAAGTGGTCTCCTCAGCAGATCTCGCGTCACCTGGCCCGCGAACACGCCCACGACACATCGATGCGGGCATGCCCGGAGACGATCTACCGGGCCCTGTTTGCCGGCCTCCTCGGCCGGCGCGACGCCAAGCTCCGCACCGGCCGAACCCGACGCAAGAAGCAGCGTCGCGGCGTGCCCACCCTGAACAAGATCAAGAACATGACGCTGATCCACCGGCGCCCCGTTGAGGTCAACGACCGCAGATCTCCCGGGCATTGGGAGGGAGACCTCATCATCGGCCGCGGACAGGGCTCGGCGATCGGCACCCTGGTCGAGCGCACCACCCGTTACGTTCACCTGATCCACCTGCCCGGCGGCTGGAAGGCCCCGCAGGTGCGCAACGCGCTGATCACGCAGACCGCGCATATCCCGCCCCAGATGAAGAGAACCCTCACCTGGGACCAGGGGCGCGAACTGACGCTCCACGAGGACATCGAGGCCCTCACCGGCTTCCGGATCTACTTCTGCGACCCTCACTCGCCCTGGCAGCGCGGCACCAACGAGAACATGAACGGCCTGCTGCGGCAGTACTTTCCCAAAGGCACCGATCTGTCAGTCCACACCGCACAAGACCTTCGCGCCGTCGCCCGCCAACTCAACCACCGACCCCGCATCGTCCTCGGGGACAAGACCCCGGCCGAGGCCATGCAAGAATGCCTCACAGGCCCATTGACCAGGTGA
- a CDS encoding ISAs1 family transposase encodes MCRQSATVCLVKSPTRQHRVIGPLAGRLRALADPRYRRGKRHPFVAVLLIACSAVVTGARSFVAISEWAAEAPQDVLARLGARTATDLSVRVPPSGATIRRVVKDTCPGGLADLLGHDPAGTDTLALDGKSARGSRHGTTPAAHLLAAMTGTGMTVTQLRVPEKTNEITCFAALLDPFDLQGVTVTGDALHTQREHARFLVDVKKAHYAFTVKRNQKNLYEQLRTLPWGQAAAKFYDRTTGHGRKETRVVQALTVTGLGVDFPHAAQVAKVVRHRTDTKTGKQSRETVYVITDLTSRQASPERIATILRAHWVIENRLHFVRDTAFREDASKIRTGHSPENMATLRSFAINQLRDAGHTNIAAGLRTTALRPYERPLALLGLN; translated from the coding sequence ATGTGCCGTCAGTCTGCCACCGTCTGTCTGGTCAAGTCGCCCACCCGTCAGCACCGTGTGATCGGCCCGCTGGCCGGGCGGCTGCGGGCACTTGCCGATCCGCGGTACCGGCGCGGGAAGCGTCACCCTTTCGTGGCAGTGCTGCTGATCGCCTGCTCCGCCGTGGTCACCGGTGCGAGGAGTTTCGTGGCGATCAGCGAGTGGGCGGCCGAGGCCCCGCAGGATGTCCTGGCCCGGCTCGGTGCCCGTACCGCGACCGACCTGTCCGTACGTGTCCCGCCCAGCGGCGCGACCATCCGTCGGGTCGTCAAGGACACCTGCCCCGGCGGCCTGGCCGACCTCCTCGGCCATGACCCGGCCGGCACCGACACCCTGGCCCTGGACGGCAAGAGCGCCCGCGGCTCGCGCCACGGCACCACCCCGGCCGCGCACCTGCTGGCCGCGATGACCGGCACCGGGATGACCGTCACCCAGCTCCGGGTTCCGGAAAAGACCAACGAAATCACCTGCTTCGCCGCCCTGCTGGACCCCTTTGACCTGCAGGGTGTCACCGTGACCGGCGATGCTCTGCACACCCAGCGCGAGCACGCCCGCTTCCTCGTCGACGTCAAGAAGGCGCACTACGCCTTCACCGTGAAGCGGAACCAGAAGAACCTCTACGAGCAGCTGCGGACCCTGCCCTGGGGGCAGGCGGCGGCGAAGTTCTACGACCGCACCACCGGCCACGGACGTAAGGAGACCCGGGTCGTGCAGGCCCTGACCGTCACCGGCCTCGGCGTCGACTTCCCCCACGCCGCCCAGGTCGCCAAGGTCGTACGCCACCGCACCGACACCAAGACCGGCAAGCAGAGCCGGGAAACGGTCTACGTGATCACCGACCTGACCAGCCGCCAGGCGTCTCCCGAACGGATCGCAACGATCTTGAGGGCGCACTGGGTGATCGAAAACAGGCTCCACTTCGTCCGCGACACCGCCTTCCGCGAAGACGCCTCCAAGATCCGCACCGGGCACAGCCCGGAGAACATGGCCACCCTCCGCAGCTTCGCCATCAACCAACTCCGCGACGCCGGCCACACCAACATCGCCGCCGGACTCCGCACCACAGCCCTCCGCCCCTACGAGCGGCCACTGGCCCTACTCGGCCTCAACTGA